In [Mycobacterium] stephanolepidis, the genomic window AAGGTGGAGAAGCAGCAGGTTCGTGAGGCTGCCGCCGCGGCGGAAAGTCCCGCGGCCGAATAATTTGTGTGCCCTCGGCAGGAATCGAACCTGCGGCCTTCTGCTCCGGAGGCAGACGCTCTATCCCCTGAGCTACGAGGGCGTCAGGGCTTGGTAAGACTAGCGGGGACAGCCTAGCGCATCCCAACCAGCATCCCGACCACCGTTTCGGTCGCGGGTAAAGGATTCGGGGCCTGGATACCCGAGCCCATAGGATGATCGCCGTGACTCCCGTCGACCTCGCCGACCTGCTACGTTCCACCGCAACCACGGTGCTGGACGAGCGAGGTCTGGACACGTCGGCGCTACCGGACACCGTGACCGTCGAACGTCCCCGTAATCCCGATCACGGTGACTACGCCACCAACGTTGCCCTGCAGGTCGCCAAGAAGGTCGGTGTCGCCCCGCGTGACCTGGCCACCTGGCTCGTCGATGCCCTCGTCGCCAACGACGCTATCGCCGCCGCGGAGATAGCCGGACCCGGGTTCGTGAACCTGCGGATCGCCGCCGACGCGCAGGGCACCATCGTCGCGAACATCTTGGACGCGGGCGAGAGCTACGGCAATTCCGACGCGCAGGGCACGCACACCATCAACTTGGAGTTCGTCTCGGCCAACCCGACGGGGCCGATTCACATCGGGGGTACCCGGTGGGCCGCGGTCGGTGACGCGTTGGGCCGCCTGCTGACCCGCCAGGGCGCCAAGGTCACCCGCGAGTACTACTTCAACGACCATGGCGCACAGATCGACCGGTTTGTCCGCTCGCTCATCGCCTCGGCCGAGGGCAAGGAAGCTCCCGAGGACGGGTACGCCGGCGATTACATCGCCGATATCGCCAAGCAGGTCCTCACTCAGCGCCCCGATGCGCTTGCGTTGCCGGAGCCCGAGGCCGCCGAAGTCTTTCGGGAAATAGGCGTCGACCTGATGTTCACCCACATCAAGAAGTCGCTGCACGAATTCGGCACGGACTTCGATGTTTTCACCCATGAGGACTCGATGCACACCTCGGGCCGGGTGCAGGAGGCCATCGCGCAACTGCGCAAGACCGGCAACATCTACGAGAAGGATGGCGCGTCCTGGTTGCGTGCCAGCAACTTCGGCGACGACAAGGACCGCGTTGTCATCAAGAGTGATGGCAATCCTGCTTACATCGCCGGTGACATCGCCTACTACCTCGACAAGCGAGAGCGCGGCTTCGACCTGTGCATCTACATGCTCGGTGCCGATCACCACGGGTACATCGCACGCCTGAAAGCCGTTGCGGCGGCGTTGGGTTACGACGCAGACAGCGTCGAGGTTCTCATCGGCCAGATGGTCAACCTGGTGCGCGACGGTCAGCCGGTGCGGATGTCCAAGCGCGCGGGCACCGTGATCACCCTCGATGACCTGGTCGACGCCATCGGAGTCGATGCTGCGCGCTACGCGTTGATTCGGTCCTCGGTGGACACCTCGATCGATATCGACCTGCAGCTGTGGGCCTCCGCATCGAGTGAGAACCCGGTCTATTACGTGCAGTACGCGCACGCGCGGCTCTGCGCATTGGCGCGCAATGCCGCGGATCTGGGCCTGCAGCACTCGACCGATCATCTCGAATTGCTCACCCACGAGAAGGAGGGTGCGCTCATCCGGGGTCTCGGAGAGTTCGGCCGCATCCTGCAAAACGCCGCGGTGCTGCGTGAACCACACCGCGTCGCAAGGTATTTGGAAGACATCGCCGGTGATTACCACCGGTTCTACGACTCGTGCCGGGTGCTCCCGCAAGGTGACGAAACACCGGGGGATCTACATGCGGCACGCCTAGCGTTATGCCTTGCCACCCGGCAGGTCATCGCCAACGGCCTGGACATTCTCGGCGTGAGCGCACCGGAGCGGATGTGAGCGCACACCCGGCAGGCCCCCGCCACGCAGAAGGGGAACAGCACACCGCCATGAGTAGCGCACCTCCGGTCAACCCGACCGAATTGGCACCGAACGTATGGCCCCGCAATGCCTCTCGCGGCGCCAACGGCGAGGTGACCCTCGCGGGTCTCACCGTCTCCGAGCTGGCCGAGGAGTACGGCACGCCGCTGTTTGTCATCGACGAGGACGATTTCCGATCGCGCTGCCGCGACATGGCCGCAGCGTTCGGCGGCGCTGCGCGCGTGCACTACGCCTCGAAGGCGTTCCTGTGCACCGAGATCGCGCGGTGGATCAAGGATGAGGGACTGGGCTTGGACGTCTGCTCGGCAGGCGAGCTGGCCATCGCGCTGCGTGCCGAGTTCCCTCCTGCTCGAATCGCTCTGCACGGTAACAACAAATCCGAGGCGGAGCTCGCGCAGGCGGTGCAGGTTGGCGTCGGGCACATCGTCGTCGATTCGATGATCGAGATCGAGCGGCTGGACGCGATCGCGGGCAGCGCCGGTGTGGTGCAAGACGTTCTGGTGCGTGTCACCGTCGGTGTCGAGGCGCACA contains:
- the argS gene encoding arginine--tRNA ligase — translated: MTPVDLADLLRSTATTVLDERGLDTSALPDTVTVERPRNPDHGDYATNVALQVAKKVGVAPRDLATWLVDALVANDAIAAAEIAGPGFVNLRIAADAQGTIVANILDAGESYGNSDAQGTHTINLEFVSANPTGPIHIGGTRWAAVGDALGRLLTRQGAKVTREYYFNDHGAQIDRFVRSLIASAEGKEAPEDGYAGDYIADIAKQVLTQRPDALALPEPEAAEVFREIGVDLMFTHIKKSLHEFGTDFDVFTHEDSMHTSGRVQEAIAQLRKTGNIYEKDGASWLRASNFGDDKDRVVIKSDGNPAYIAGDIAYYLDKRERGFDLCIYMLGADHHGYIARLKAVAAALGYDADSVEVLIGQMVNLVRDGQPVRMSKRAGTVITLDDLVDAIGVDAARYALIRSSVDTSIDIDLQLWASASSENPVYYVQYAHARLCALARNAADLGLQHSTDHLELLTHEKEGALIRGLGEFGRILQNAAVLREPHRVARYLEDIAGDYHRFYDSCRVLPQGDETPGDLHAARLALCLATRQVIANGLDILGVSAPERM